ACAAACAAGCTGCGTGCTGGTTGGTAGCTCAGAGTCTGTCCCGTGGTGGGGGGGACGATGCTGACTCATCAGTTCTGAACACGTGAGGTTCACAAACGCGGCCCGAAATCCGGGCGAGAGCCTTTAACCCGTGACAGCCGAGCTGGCCTTTCCGGAGGTGGCAGCTTTTGCCGACACCCGGCCTGGGGCGGGGACGCGGCTTCCTCCCCGCCaccccggcggcggctccgcaccGGGTTACTATGGCGACGGGCGTGACCaagccgccagggggcgctctCAGCTGCGCCGGGCCGCGACCATCGTGGCGCTGCGTGTGGGGATAAAACTGAAAGTGAAGGGCTCGGCCCGCAGCGAGGCGGGACTGCGCTGCGCCTGGCTCCCCTGGGCCCCAGCCTTCCCCCGCGCCCGCTCTCTCCCATGAGCGCTTGAGCCGCCCTGACCTCAGCATGTCGGAGAGTTTCGACCGAGCGCCAGGTGCCGGCCGGGGCCGAGGAGTCGCTGCCCTCCTCAGAGGCGAGGGTGCAGCGGAGAGCGGCAGCGGAGCCCGCTCCGGAGTCCGCTCCGGGGCCAGCGGTTCCCACAGCTCAGGCTCGGCCGAGGAGCAGAGACACCAAACGGGCGGCCTCTTCCCGCAGCAGGAACCATTGCGGCCTCCGAAGACGGCCCCGCTGGGCACCGGAAACTCAGGTACTGGCCGCCGCGCagcggcccccgccccgccggaggCTACCGGTGTTGGGGAGCAGCTCCCTGTAGCCTGCTGCGCTCCTCTCGTTTGCCCACACCGCTCTGCTCCCACTTCGCTTGCGTCTCCgactgccccctccccccccccccacctcggcTCCCTTCGCCGTCCCACTGAGACTAGGGCGGGGGAGCTACCTTTCCATCTTCCTCCGGCCTGGCCACGGGGGAGCGTCCTTTTTCCCCACCGCCACATGTAGGGGCTGAGGGGGTTACCTCAGCCTTGAGGGTCAGCGCTCTGCGCACCCTAGGCACCTGGCTGGCTCCTCTCAGCACCGCATGGAGATGAGCTGCATAGGGGTACTTGCACGTGTCCTAAGAAGAGTGCTCATGTTTCTGGGGTATGGGCCTGTGCGCAGGTAAACCTGTAATCTTGTATTGCAGCCGCCTGCAACACATCTCTGTCCATCCCCCCCTTTCTGTGCCCTCACATCTGTGCATGTGTTTTATCCGTCTGTTAATCTGACCACAGATGGTCTCAGCCTTCCACTTATTGAAGAACTCCAGCCTAAACATTTGCCAAAAAATAACCCAGAAGCAACACAAAACATGGTTTGATGGTTAGCTTTTTCAAGCAGATATCAGGTTCTGTTTTCAGTGAACTTAAGAGCTATTCTTAAAGATATATTTGGAAAACATAGAAAATAGCAGTTTTAAAAACACTGTTTTCCTGGAAATTTTGGCAAATGGTGTGTAAGAGCAATAATAGCTGTGTCTTTGAGGATTACATTAAAAATTGTGGTGTTAAAGATGAGTGAGGTCTTTATTGACCTTGAAAgttttgcatttgcattttgcATTTGTATATCTGAAATCTATGAAAAACCCTCAAGAAGAGCAAGCATACCATGAGAAGATTTACTAGTTTCTCAGGTTATCTCTTTTAGAAAACATGCATGAGAGACTaagagagctttttttttttttttttcattcccctcCCTCTTTTTGGCCACCTTCTTTTGAACATTGTGTTCACTTTTGATCATGTAGCTAGACATCTAGAGTTTGGTCCAGTtaaaactttatctatttttaagaaaaacaataaaacaaatatgTTTGAAGAAAACTTGAAAGTATATTTAtagtaaaaatatatttgaagtcCAGAACATTATGTATTCTCTGTGAATACATAAAAGTTTAGAAGTTTCTAAGAAAAGCTGTTAACAAACTTTTCAGAACACCTGCAACAGACAGGAATTTCATCTGGATCACAAGATAAAGTTTCAGTTCCTGATTCTGGACCAGAAATGGGTGAACCTCAGGTGACTGTGGCTCCTGTGGTAACATCAAAGTTGTCTGCTAAAGCACCTGAGTTCTATCCATCAGGATACAACCAGAACTTCAATCAGAACTTCACAGtaagtgtttttcttctcttcttagtATATGGCAATTTACTTATattcaaatttaaaatgttttcttgagGTCTTGTGTATCAGGTAACTTCAGTGTTGCATTTGCTGAAGAGACTTGCAAAATTCTGATGAGCACCTCCAGAATCACAGTCAGAATGTTAAGTGATAATGGGTGAATATTATGGTGTATCTGAGAGCCTTTAGCATGGGATATTTTGGTAAAGCTTACTGCAAATGAAACACTTTTCTTCTTGATTACACCAAGCACTGATAACACCCAACATCAGAGTAAGCTGTCTTTTTTTGTGACCACCTCTGTTGTAGTTATATCTTCACCGCATTTTAAGTAAAGGTTTACCTGCACTATTATACAGATTTCACAGGTTTTCTAAACAAATGTGACAGAAAGCTTGAACTTTAGCTCTTCTGAGCACAGGGTTTACCTTTCATAAATCTACTGTGCCATGGGTATGATTTGCTATGGCTGCTTAACTTGATGTGCCATCATGTGTCTTTTCCTTCAGTGGTATAGCTCCAAAGGGCAAAAAAGTGGGGTTAGGCTCATTCCTAGCAGTTATCTATCCACATACCTAATGCGAACTCTATTTGCAGCTAGACTAAGGGTGAGCTCAGATCAATATGGTAGAAGCACCATGTAATAAAAGCTGGCACTTCTTATTTTCTATTCCTTTGTCTTCTGGGTATTGCTTCAGTAATTCTACTCCAGGGAGGATCTGTGTGAGTTCTTGGAATATCCTTTTGTTATGCAAGCAGCCAAACTCTGGTACTATATGTCAACAGGTGGGAACTATTACTTTTACAAATACAGTCAAGTCAGCAAAAACAATTATACTGAAACATATTTAGTAACGTaaagaaaaaacttttttttttatttttctataagtCAGATAATTTATTTGAATGCTAAATATGATGGTTTGGTGTTCTGAAGGCTTTTCCTCACCAGTAAAATTGATGTTATCTTAATGTTGCCAGCTTGCTGAATGGAATTACTGTCCTGGATAGTACAAGCCCATAGCCAATACACAACTGTTAACAAAATGCCAATGCTAACATGCCTTAGTGAATATATAATCTAGGGGGAAAAATCACTACTTTGACCCAGTACATGTTACATGTTTTCTATAAATGAAGGATTTCAgtttcaagacaaaaaaaaaaagagccatttGGAATAGCATACATAATGCATTGTTATAATTACAAAGTTTTGAGGCCCGCAATGTTGCTTTTCAGCTGTTTTACAGAAACACCTAAGCATGTAGGAGTTCCTGGTTGCTATGTTGTAGGAAAATGCTATGAATGTAAGTGACTCAtttgttaataaaaataactCTTAAAATGCTACCAAAACCTAAAACACTTATTTGGAAGTATGTTGCAGGGACCTTAATCAAATCAGAATATACTAGGTATAAGATAGTCATGTTTCAGACGTTAGTCCTTCACAACTATGACATTTGGTTTTTTTACTTTAATGACGGAATTTATTTTATAAACTGGGCTGACTTGCAATAAAAATAAGGAATTTAGCATGCTTTACTGTTACACAAATTTTGACTGTGAGATTTAAAATTTGAATCAAAACAAAGTTTTGAGAAGCTTCTGTTTCTCTGACTTAGAATTAATACATTTTAGCTTTTATTTAGAATGTTCCTTGGAATTTTTAGATCTGAAAATTCTCATTTCTCTTACAATATACATAGTGGTTTTCCTATTAAGCTTTTGTTGTTTTagaaataaagtgttgttttctaGTTTGATTGTACATTATTGTAATTACTATGCATACCCATGTAACATTTGATTATTAGATTAATTTCTGGTAGTTCAGATACTCAAAACTATCAGTTACCTGTGAAGATAGTTTAAGGAGTACAGTATTCAAGGCATGCTAGAATTTTCAGAAGAACTTTACCAGGACTTTGGGAAGGGAAGACTTCTGTGGAATTCTCTGTTTGCATATAGCTGTCCATCccatcagatgttatggatgTCTGCAGTAGAATTGGTGACTGGATTTAGGTTTGGATTGCTAGTAGGAAATGTCAGTTGTTCTCTGGCGTGGGTGTAAGATAATAACACAACTATCACTCCATCAGAAGGGCATAATGATGTTCACACTTCATAGTTTTAGGAGTGAGTTTTGTATTTGCTTAGGTGGAATTCTTCCCCcactacttctattttttttctttttttttttttttttttatcttcagttTATTTCTGAAAGGAGGCTAAGGAGCATCAGTGTTGGTTTTACATGTTTAGCTAAGTGTGGATAGGTGATTTTGATACAGAATGGACAGGTGATTTTGTATATGCAATAATCATTGTACTTAATCTTGCAATTATTTTAAACTTGTTGAGCACATACTGTCTGAACGGgaaaaaagctaaagaagtctgcAGAGTAATCAAATAAATGATAAATTATTAGTAAGTTCCTAAGTGAAAATGTTGTGAACACTTATCAAATATAGGAAAATGGTAATTAGCACGTACAGAAACAGAGCCCAAGAGTAGATTCAGCTCATAGATCTTTTCTGTAGATTTTCTGGTATTTATGTAAATCAGAGGCGTTTTAGTACCTTATTAGCCTTTAAATTGCTATGTCTTTAAACTCATGAACTGACCCTTAGTAGAAGAGAGGCAAATCTGTAATCTTTAAACTGGAGACACTTTTGTTGTGGATTATCCAGGATCCCATCCTACAGCTATGAAACATAACAGAGAAGGATTAGAGAGTGTTGTCTTAAGTGGGAAATCATTGAAATTTATGggtcctcaccagtgctgagtacagggagaTGATCGTTGCCCTAGTCCCGCTGGCCACACaagttctgatacaagccaggatgctgttggcctttttggccacttgggcacactgctggctcgtgtttggccactgtcaatcaacacccccagatccttctctgccaggcagctttccagccactcttccctgagcctgtagccttGCATGATGGTGTTATGACCCAAACGCAGGAcctggaaaaatggaaaaaaaaaaaaaaggatagaggAGTATGAATACAGGGGCACCACTATGCCAGAAGGTATTGGGGCCTCTTCCAAAACAAGGACATTCTTCTCCGATATTTAATTGAAGTGAGGATGAAAGGAAGATACTTTCTTCACTGCTGAATGAGGATGTCATAACAACCTGAAGGCTGTCAGAAAGAGCAGCTATTTCTACTAGCTGTAGCAATTGCATTCCCTGCAACCTGGCTGGAGAGTTTTCTAACAGGTTATTTGGAGAGATGCTAGTTCAGCTGCATGCGACTAAGCTGTCATAGTTCCATGGAACAAAATGGTTTAAGTTACTGTATGGAACTTTTAGTGGGCCAGTTGAAATTGCCTAGTAAAAGTTGACTTCCTTTAGAGAAATAGAACACTTAGCAAGTTACACAGAGGCCTGTTACCCttcctgctttggctttataAGTTCCAAACCATTAGAATTGTAGAATACTTTACATTGGAAAGGACTTCTGAAGTTCCTCTGCTACAACTTCCTATTCAATGCAAAAACCAACTCAGATCAGGTTGATGAAGGCTATAAATATTAACAATTTGATACCATTTTTGTAAAACTGTATTTCTTTCCTATTTCTGATGGGCAGCATTAAGTAACAGTCTTCAGTATTATTCACTGGGCAAATACTCTACCTAGATAAACATCACAGGAAATATTTCTAGGGTTTTTTGGTTATATTGATGTGTCTGCCATTAGCTTAAGTTGTATACACTTACAACATGGGTCTTTGAAACATTTTGataaatctgcattttttttcctcacacatTCTTCATAGGTCATGAAATGAATGTCAGTATTtgattttcagcaatgtctatTTGTCTTTCTCTGCAGTTCATATCCAGATAAAAATCTTTCACAGGTCATATTGCTTCACAATTGAGGAGGGACTGAGGCATTCTAAAGACAGAAAGTAAACAATATCTGCTCATCAAGGGAGGGGTGGTGGGGACGTGGAGAATATAATTATCTAATTTATCAATTTATTTGTGTTCATGAATTAAATTGTGTTATTGTTTGTAGCTCAATTTTTTCATtagatgtattttaaaacttttatttttgttaaatacTAGATCAGTTGAAAATTCCATTATTCTGTATGTTACCTTTATGTGCTGAATCACTGATTGTAGGTAGTTTCTTTAACAGTCTGTTGTCAGGCTCCTGCTTGCACTTCTGACATCTCAGATGCTTTTCACAATCTTTTGTGTAGTGTGACAAAGTGAATTATTTGTACTGTGTTATTGCTAGATGTCATCACAAAGTATATTGCTTCCTTAGCCATTCATCTCATATACAAGCATTGTAATCATCCAGAACAGTATTGTTTAGATGCTGTTAAATAAAGTAATTTCTGAATGGACAAAATTAACAGCCTTCTGTTCCATCAGCGGTAGCATAAATGCCTTGTAATCTTTCAGCCACTAACAAGAGATGCAAATTTGCTGACTTTAAAAGATCACTTTTCATGGCTACATATTCTACATGGGACCAGTGCACTGTATCTATtgtatttctgtaatttctccgcCTTCTTCATATTTTGGAGCACTGTACACACTAAGcctaaatgttttgttttcaattatttttttcttctacattttGTATATCTGCAGCACAATTTGTGTGCACATCAGGAATGGGTGTTGAGCCTCAGTTTGTTAGTTTCATTCTTAACAGATAGACTTAATTATTTGGTAGTTAATCTTGCACACAACTTGGCAAACTATGTGATTGCTTTTTTATGTATCTTTTCATGTATTTTGCTGAGAGACCCTAAATGCTATGGAAACATTACCTATTTCTTAAGATGATAGAACTACTGGAGCTTTCTGATGCAATGAGGTTCATGCTTCCTGAAAATGTTGAAGTGAACCGTGTAATAAACACCACTATTAAGTATGCAGAGATTCAAGACTgaggactgtgtattttttaCTGGAGACACTAAGTGTAACAACATATTTTTAGGTTCATTTAAAATAGTTGGTATATTCTTTCGTTGCCATAGGATTCTTCCTTTGAAGATAGATATGATGGCTATCTGACTTTGGTAGAATATGTGCAAGACTTCCTAAATCACCTCACCGAGCAACCGGGTTGTTTTGAAACTGAAATAGCACAGTTTGCCGAAACACTGAATGGCTGGGTCACTGAGGATGAAGCTTTACAAGAACTTGTTGAACTCATCTATCAGCAGGTAGCCTGTGTATTCTGTCATATAATGTGGATGGTATGCCTCTGTTACATAGTGTCCAAGATAAACATAATTTTTATGAAATTGTATCTACGTAATATTATAATGGCttgaatttttctttttagatCGAAACATAAGGAAAGATTTTGCTCAATAAATTCAAATGGTAACTCAACTCTGGGATACTTGGATGTTTGATAAATTTTTGCAGTTTACTCTGTTTCATTTGTTGGATATTTGGATTTCCTGGGGCACACACCAGAGCTGAAATTATGGCACTTAAAGGGAGTTGTATTTGAATTGCTGCATTTATACAGTAGAGATTGAAGAAGTCTTTAGCAATGTCAGAGTTGTACATTTTTATTCTATCCTGCAAAAAGATTTCTTCATAACACttaaatactttttcttccttggtatttttaaaaaattaaatttatacCTACTGCACACATCACCCTTTGGGAAACGCTGCTTTATTAAcatgctttcttcttcttttgcgaTATCTGTATTTGAGAACAGCGTAATTGGAGGGAAGGAAAGCTTTTCTAGTGGTAACTAGGTCCAGTTCAATTGATGGCCATGGTAATGAGGACAGAGACCTTGAGCTGAACTCTGTACTAATTGGGAGAGCCATTGGAAGTAACAGCTTAATATTTGTTGCTTAGCAAAGGAGCTGCTGTTACTGCCTTTTGGGCTTGCTGCAAAGAATGAAGTCACACCTGTGCTTGGTATTTATTACATTGGGTATACCTCACTTtcctgggtttgttgttttcaaatTCTACcttgaagaatttttttattCACCTGCTAAGTGCAAATACTTGCAGAATATTTTTGCTGTAAAATAACCTAGGGTATGTTAAAGCTGCATGACTGGTTGATCATTGTAAAGAACTATGGAGGCTCAGGTTTCTTATTTTATCCTACAGAACTGCTGCACATTTAATTCAGAACCATTTAGTTAAATGTTAAGATTACCTATGCTGTGCTTGGCTGCATCATTTTCCTGTCCTTTATTTGAACACATAGAggatagtttaaaaaaattagcATGTTCCATAGAActttattgaaaaaaagaaaagaaattatccCATTTTTAATTTCATATATGTTAAATACATTGACTCTCCTTTAATGTAAGTGTTTATGTTGCTTCTTCCTGTCACCTCCCATGTAAAAGTCCAGTGTTAGGGTTGGCTGTGCCTAACTTAACTCAAAAGCACTGAGTGTTATCAGTCTGAAATCAGGTGAAAAATAAAACTTGGTGCAAAATAAGCTGTGCTAGTGTGCGAAAGCatctggttttagttttgttgCATGTCAGGGTAGGATTGTGTTCAAGTGTATCTCGACTAAGCTTCTTATTCTTCTGTCTTGAGCAGAGGCTCAAGTATTTGTGTTTCCTGGCTTATAAAAAAATTGCAGAAGTGTATTTATGAACATCTGCTTATAAATAAAAACTGAATTCTGTTTTACTATCTTAATTATTTAAACTTGTGTCTTCCAAAGGCACTTCAGTTCTTTCCAGCGACTTTTTGCACACAGTACAGTTACACTGAGTGTGTATTTTTCTCTGCCTGTCAAAGGTAACTAACTGTAATGCACTGACATGCTGATGACAAGATgctttttttcaaaaatgttaGAAGCAGAGGCAAAAGGAATGTTCCAAGCTGATAAATCCACAGGAGAAGTTGAACGAATTCTTAGTATTCCTGGGGTTTTTAGTTGGAGCTGATGGAGTTACTTACACCGAAACCTCTTTTCACTGAAGCTATATTTGAGAAATAATCTTAAATTCAAGTGTTGTTAGAAGAGTTTAAAACAAATGAACACTAATAAATTGTCAAAATAAGGGGGTATTCTGTGTGAAGATCTGTGAGTGGTTGAATGTAGACTTTGAATTCTCAATTACTTTTTTCCACCTCTTGAAATTTTGAAGTCTcagatttaaagtattttaagaaaGTGCTCGATTTAAAGTGTGTAATTCCATTGCTACCACcagtttttaaattataaaaGTGTAATTGTTCAACAGTAGCAGGacttcttttagaaaaaaaaaaaaggactcatCAAGACCTATTAACTGTAATGATACAGTTTTAGCCTTTGAATCAGGAATTTGCTATTCTGCACATTGCTGGAGCACATACAGGAGAAGGTATTTCCTTGCTTTCCATGTTCTTGTACTCTTTCCCTGGGCATTTTGTATTGCCAAAAATAGATTCTGGGATAAATAGCTCTTAAACTGAATGAAGGTGTCTTTATTCAAATTGTTTTAATGTACTCATTGGTCCTTGAGAGAGTTTGCATCCTTGAAAAAGTGTCTTAATGTCCACTGTTTTGGggagggttttgttttggtttttgtttgtttttttggttttgggtttttttaatgcacagTTTGTAAGTGACCTTCAGACACCTTTTGAATTAAGTCACAATGGAGAAGCAGAGTTGAGGACACGTGACATAACGGTGATTGTTTTCTTAAAGCCACAAAATCACAGTATAATGATTTCTTCAAGTGCTGAAATCCATATAGAAAAGTGTTGATgagatggaaaaaataaacatggcATATAGTAATATTAATTTTCTGCTCTGCAGTTGTCTAATCAAGTGTTGTTAAACACAGCTttcaaaaaagcttttaaagataCTTCCTGATAGCCTAATCATGACTTTTAATGAATAAttaatttttccacttttttttttttttttggaaggctaCGTCCGTCCCAAATTTTTCCTACATGGGAGCACGGTTGTGTAACTATCTATCTCACCATCTAACCATTAGTCCACAAAGTGGGAACTTCCGACAGTTGCTACTTCAAAGGTCAGTATCAGCATGTAATTTTAAGCCCGTTACTTCCTCAGGTTACATGTCTTCCTATTTTGTGTATAACTCTTAATGTTGTGTGCAAAGAggtatatatttaaaatagaagtttACATTGAGGATTGTTAAAGCACATGTACATACTGAatatcaaatacatttttttaaatattttaaaatatggaagTATGACTCCATTCGGAGTTCTGTAGGTTCTTTTGAACTATCTTGGACTAATCCCAAATTACAGGATAAATTGAAGGTTAGTGAATGCTAAATACACATATGTGTACTGTTGTCTTCCTTTGACTCTTGACAGGGcttaattatgtttttttctttatttacttttctGGCTGGAGTCGCTGTGTAAAGTTTATTCTTTGATCAGCTAGTTGTTTTTCATAAAATAGGTACATAAAATCCAGAAGGAtaagtttctgaagtttcccgtTACTACAGTGTTCTGATGGCTTACTTGTTTGAGAAGTTCCTTTCCCATACATTTTCCATAACAgagcatggattccagaaattcttctaaaataagtaatttatttgcaaggtacagcaTAAAGCAGCTGAAGCTGGATACGTCCTAGAGAGGGAcactcagcaggaaaaaaaattaagacagtTATACCCCCACAATCCAAGTCCTCAGCCTGTGCATGTCATCCTGGGCCATCTACAAAATCAGAgtctggggtgtccccattcTTTATTGgatctgtttgtttttgtcaggAAGGCTGTCCGTTAATGTTCTGACCTTCCTTCAGTTGCtgttttgcatctgcagctggaaaaAACAAATTCTTGACAATAGTCAAAACATTCTTCTATTTTGTCTTCTGTTAGTCATGGTCCTGTTCcttatctccagggatgcagtTCCTCTTATCTTCTAGCTTGTAGACTCTAAGGCCTTTTTGTACTTCAGGAAGCAGAaggtttcaaaggttcacagcttgTGGAAGTTGTTCTCAGCAAAATTacttatgctaagcaaattctataccagcagtttctaaacaagttctacaAAAAGCTGTATACCAAGTAATTCAGGaagctaaggcagtctgttcTCTATTAATCCTCTCTTTGTTTTTGGTATGCATTGCTGCTAATATGTGAAGCAGAGTTCATGAAGTTTTTCTAAACACATTATCATCTTTCTAAGTTTTGTATACAAAATGGTTATTAGTATGAGGTACAGTAAGGCTAAACCTAGTACGACAACTACAGGATGCAACATGTGGTTGTATATTCCAGTTGTATGCATGACTAGCCCAAGAGGGTTTCCCACTAGTGGTGGTCTCGATCTTGAAGTCTTTCAATTGTACTGTGTCTTTATTTTATATCATGGTTGACAGTGATCAAAGCGTTTTGTCCACTTTCTTTGGCTTATTTCAGAGCTTGGTGTAGCTCATGATACTGTAGTAATTTTCTTACTAGTGTGAGGTTTATTCCAATGGGTACAGGCAGTAAATCTTGGCATAGTGTATAGTTACATTGTAACAATTGGTGGGAGGTTACAATGGCTGAATCATTAAAAGTACAGCCTGTAATTTTGGTACAATTACAGATAGAATT
The Patagioenas fasciata isolate bPatFas1 chromosome Z, bPatFas1.hap1, whole genome shotgun sequence DNA segment above includes these coding regions:
- the PAIP1 gene encoding polyadenylate-binding protein-interacting protein 1 isoform X1 translates to MSESFDRAPGAGRGRGVAALLRGEGAAESGSGARSGVRSGASGSHSSGSAEEQRHQTGGLFPQQEPLRPPKTAPLGTGNSEHLQQTGISSGSQDKVSVPDSGPEMGEPQVTVAPVVTSKLSAKAPEFYPSGYNQNFNQNFTDSSFEDRYDGYLTLVEYVQDFLNHLTEQPGCFETEIAQFAETLNGWVTEDEALQELVELIYQQATSVPNFSYMGARLCNYLSHHLTISPQSGNFRQLLLQRCRTEYENRDEATKGEETTRKQFHAFVLFLAELYLNLEIKGTKGQVTRAEILQEGLRELLNSLFSNPVDSNLICAVKLLKLTGSVLEDAWKEKGKNDMEEMIQRIENVVLDANCSRDVKHMLLKLVELRSSNWGRVHGTSPLTEATPENDPNYFMNEPTFYTPDGIPFTAADPDYQEKYQELLEREDFFPDYEENGTDLSGSGDTYFDDIDDEMDPEIEEAYEKFCIESEHKRKQ